The following coding sequences are from one Geodermatophilus normandii window:
- a CDS encoding APC family permease — protein sequence MSVDERSVGAGADLRSKGLSSNSVGLLASVVLGISSIAPVYALTATLGPTVTEVGLQMPAVFLVGFIPMLLVAYGYRELNRVAPDCGTSFTWATKAFNPYVGWLCGWGALLATVIVLSNLAGVAVSFFYLLIGEITGSESIGALGDDRLVNVLTCVVFVALATWVTYRGVEATKRLQYTLVGFQMAVLLLFVVLALVKSGSAPGGIPFEFSWLDPTAVGSFSAFTAGLSLSLFIYWGWDTCLTVNEETTGSARTPGRAALVTIAVIVLTYLVAAIAVQVYAGVGTEGTGLGNPDTGDNVFAALAGPVLGPGLAFLLFLAVVASSASSLQTTFLPPTRTLLAMATYGALPQRLADVHPRYRGPSTATLVAGVATALFYVGMTLISENVLIDTIYALGLMICFYYGLTAYACVWYFRHELRRSAKDLLVKGVMPLLGALMLTAVFVQTAIDTLDPAYGSGSSVFGLGSVFVIGIGLLLLGAVLMLAWRARHPEFFRGQTLRQDTPSLVFDE from the coding sequence ATGAGCGTGGACGAGCGATCGGTGGGCGCCGGCGCCGACCTGAGGTCGAAGGGTCTGTCGAGCAACTCGGTGGGGCTGCTGGCCAGCGTGGTCCTCGGCATCTCGAGCATCGCGCCGGTGTACGCGCTGACCGCGACGCTCGGCCCGACGGTGACCGAGGTCGGCCTGCAGATGCCGGCCGTCTTCCTCGTGGGCTTCATCCCGATGCTGCTGGTGGCCTACGGCTACCGGGAGCTGAACCGGGTCGCGCCGGACTGCGGCACCTCGTTCACCTGGGCCACCAAGGCCTTCAACCCCTACGTCGGCTGGCTCTGCGGCTGGGGTGCGCTGCTGGCGACGGTCATCGTGCTGTCGAACCTGGCCGGGGTCGCCGTCTCCTTCTTCTACCTGCTGATCGGTGAGATCACGGGGTCGGAGTCGATCGGCGCCCTGGGCGACGACCGGCTCGTCAACGTGCTGACCTGCGTCGTCTTCGTCGCGCTGGCGACCTGGGTGACCTACCGCGGGGTGGAGGCCACCAAGCGGCTGCAGTACACGCTGGTCGGCTTCCAGATGGCGGTCCTGCTGCTGTTCGTCGTCCTCGCGCTGGTGAAGTCCGGCTCGGCGCCCGGCGGCATCCCCTTCGAGTTCTCCTGGCTGGACCCGACGGCGGTGGGCTCGTTCAGCGCCTTCACCGCGGGCCTGTCCCTCTCGCTGTTCATCTACTGGGGCTGGGACACCTGCCTGACGGTCAACGAGGAGACGACCGGCTCGGCGCGGACCCCGGGCCGCGCGGCGCTGGTGACGATCGCCGTCATCGTGCTCACCTACCTGGTCGCGGCCATCGCGGTGCAGGTGTACGCCGGCGTCGGCACCGAAGGCACGGGGCTGGGCAACCCGGACACCGGGGACAACGTCTTCGCCGCCCTCGCCGGCCCGGTCCTGGGCCCGGGCCTGGCGTTCCTGCTCTTCCTCGCGGTCGTCGCGAGCTCGGCGTCGTCGCTGCAGACCACCTTCCTCCCGCCGACGCGCACGCTGCTGGCCATGGCCACGTACGGGGCGCTGCCGCAGCGGCTGGCCGACGTGCACCCCCGCTACCGGGGCCCGTCGACGGCCACGCTGGTCGCCGGCGTCGCGACGGCGCTGTTCTACGTCGGGATGACGCTGATCAGCGAGAACGTGCTCATCGACACGATCTACGCGCTCGGCCTGATGATCTGCTTCTACTACGGCCTCACCGCCTACGCCTGCGTCTGGTACTTCCGCCACGAGCTGCGCCGCAGCGCCAAGGACCTGCTGGTCAAGGGCGTCATGCCGCTGCTCGGCGCGCTCATGCTGACCGCGGTGTTCGTCCAGACCGCGATCGACACCCTCGACCCGGCCTACGGCAGCGGCTCGTCGGTGTTCGGCCTGGGCAGCGTTTTCGTGATCGGCATCGGGCTGCTGCTGCTCGGCGCGGTGCTCATGCTCGCCTGGCGGGCCCGGCACCCGGAGTTCTTCCGGGGACAGACCCTGCGCCAGGACACGCCCTCGCTGGTGTTCGACGAGTAG
- a CDS encoding saccharopine dehydrogenase family protein, whose translation MRILLVGAGGVGTAVAAIAARRDFVERLVVADFDPARAGKAVAATGDARLLAARVDASDEAGVRALVGVHGCDVVLNATDPRFVMPLFRASLAAGVDYLDMAMSLSRPHPERPYEETGVKLGDEQFALAAEWEAAGRLALVGMGVEPGLSDVFARYAADHLFSDIDELGVRDGADLTVRGHAFAPSFNVWTTIEECLNPPVVWERDRGWYTTEPFSEPEVFDFPEGIGPVECVNVEHEEVLLMPRWVDARRVTFKYGLGAHVIEVLRVLHETGLDSTTPVRVGDVEVAPRDLVAAALPDPGSLGDLMTGRTCAGLWVSGTGTDGRPRRVYLYHVVDNAWSMAEYGSQAVVWQTAVNPVVALELLATGRWRGTGVLGPEAFDAVPFLDLLTSYGSPWGLREGG comes from the coding sequence ATGCGCATCCTGCTGGTGGGCGCCGGCGGCGTCGGCACCGCGGTGGCGGCCATCGCGGCGCGCCGCGACTTCGTCGAGCGCCTCGTCGTCGCCGACTTCGACCCGGCCCGGGCGGGGAAGGCCGTCGCCGCGACCGGCGACGCGCGCCTGCTCGCCGCCCGGGTCGACGCCTCCGACGAGGCCGGCGTCCGGGCCCTGGTCGGCGTGCACGGGTGCGACGTCGTCCTCAACGCGACCGACCCCCGGTTCGTCATGCCGCTGTTCCGCGCGTCGCTGGCGGCCGGCGTCGACTACCTGGACATGGCGATGTCGCTGTCGCGCCCGCACCCCGAGCGGCCGTACGAGGAGACCGGGGTGAAGCTGGGCGACGAGCAGTTCGCGCTGGCGGCCGAGTGGGAGGCGGCGGGGCGGCTGGCGCTGGTCGGCATGGGGGTGGAGCCGGGCCTGTCCGACGTGTTCGCCCGCTACGCCGCCGACCACCTGTTCAGCGACATCGACGAGCTCGGCGTCCGCGACGGCGCCGACCTGACCGTGCGGGGGCACGCGTTCGCGCCGTCGTTCAACGTCTGGACGACGATCGAGGAGTGCCTCAACCCGCCCGTCGTGTGGGAGCGGGACCGGGGCTGGTACACCACCGAGCCCTTCAGCGAGCCGGAGGTCTTCGACTTCCCCGAGGGCATCGGCCCGGTGGAGTGCGTCAACGTGGAGCACGAGGAGGTGCTCCTCATGCCGCGCTGGGTCGACGCCCGCCGGGTCACGTTCAAGTACGGCCTCGGCGCGCACGTCATCGAGGTGCTGCGGGTGCTGCACGAGACCGGCCTGGACTCGACCACCCCCGTGCGCGTGGGCGACGTCGAGGTCGCGCCGCGCGACCTGGTCGCCGCGGCCCTGCCGGACCCCGGCTCCCTCGGCGACCTGATGACCGGGCGGACCTGCGCGGGCCTGTGGGTGAGCGGCACGGGCACCGACGGGCGGCCCCGTCGGGTGTACCTGTACCACGTGGTCGACAACGCCTGGTCGATGGCCGAGTACGGGTCGCAGGCGGTGGTCTGGCAGACGGCGGTCAACCCCGTGGTGGCCCTCGAGCTGCTCGCGACCGGGCGGTGGCGCGGCACCGGGGTGCTCGGCCCGGAGGCGTTCGACGCCGTTCCGTTCCTGGACCTGCTGACCTCCTACGGCTCGCCCTGGGGCCTGCGCGAGGGCGGCTGA
- a CDS encoding APC family permease, with translation MQPDPPEAVARPAGEATLRPGAIGFLDALVIGLASTSPAYSLAAIIGALVALTGVSAPGVLLASFVPMLLIASAFAALNRVDPDCGTTFSWVTRAMGPWAGWIGGWAITMTGVLIIGSLANVGVVFTLRTLDLDSLAENTAVVLVLTVALILLMTWICVLGTELSARLQNALILAQTVALLVFAAVAIHRGVSGDSPLGGLDPDWSWLNPFGAGGAALSGGLLLGVFAYWGWESAVNLTEETRDSTTTPGRAAIVSTVVLLVTYVAVAVAVLAFAGTDFLADNADEEEAIFALLSTEVMGGWDWVVLLSVATAAIASTQTTILPASRTGLSMARRHALPRRFGHVSPRHRTPDVSTWWVGVIASVWFVAVTLLSENALFDSITALSLLIAFYYALTGVACAVYHRRQLTRSLSAFVFIGVGPLVGAGLLVWLLVLSIRDLADPENSYTGQAWLGVGPPLVIGVGIFLLGLVLMVVWRTRDSRYWQERPGIAGERIDVDEDLR, from the coding sequence ATGCAGCCGGACCCTCCCGAGGCCGTCGCCCGTCCCGCGGGCGAGGCGACCCTCCGCCCGGGCGCCATCGGGTTCCTCGACGCGCTCGTCATCGGCCTCGCCTCCACCTCGCCGGCCTACTCGCTGGCCGCGATCATCGGCGCGCTGGTGGCGCTCACCGGGGTCAGCGCTCCGGGCGTGCTGCTCGCCTCCTTCGTGCCGATGCTGCTCATCGCGTCGGCCTTCGCCGCGCTCAACCGGGTGGACCCCGACTGCGGGACGACGTTCTCCTGGGTCACCCGGGCGATGGGGCCGTGGGCCGGCTGGATCGGCGGCTGGGCGATCACGATGACCGGCGTCCTCATCATCGGGTCGCTCGCCAACGTCGGCGTCGTCTTCACGCTGCGGACGCTGGACCTGGACTCGCTGGCGGAGAACACCGCGGTCGTCCTCGTGCTGACCGTCGCGCTGATCCTGCTGATGACGTGGATCTGCGTGCTCGGGACCGAGCTGTCGGCGCGGCTGCAGAACGCGCTGATCCTCGCCCAGACCGTGGCCCTGCTGGTCTTCGCCGCCGTCGCCATCCACCGCGGGGTGAGCGGCGACAGCCCGCTGGGCGGGCTCGACCCGGACTGGAGCTGGCTGAACCCCTTCGGCGCCGGCGGCGCGGCACTCTCCGGCGGGCTGCTGCTCGGCGTCTTCGCCTACTGGGGCTGGGAGTCGGCGGTGAACCTGACCGAGGAGACCCGCGACTCCACCACCACGCCGGGCCGCGCCGCGATCGTCTCAACCGTCGTCCTGCTGGTCACCTACGTAGCCGTGGCGGTCGCCGTCCTGGCCTTCGCGGGCACCGACTTCCTCGCCGACAACGCCGACGAGGAGGAGGCGATCTTCGCCCTGCTGTCCACCGAGGTGATGGGCGGCTGGGACTGGGTGGTCCTCCTGTCGGTGGCCACCGCGGCGATCGCGTCGACGCAGACGACGATCCTCCCGGCGTCCCGGACGGGGCTGTCCATGGCCCGGCGGCACGCGCTGCCGCGCCGGTTCGGGCACGTCTCGCCGCGCCACCGCACCCCCGACGTCTCCACCTGGTGGGTCGGCGTCATCGCCAGCGTGTGGTTCGTCGCCGTCACCCTGCTCAGCGAGAACGCGCTGTTCGACTCCATCACCGCGCTCTCGCTGCTCATCGCCTTCTACTACGCGCTGACCGGCGTCGCCTGCGCCGTCTACCACCGCCGGCAGCTGACCCGGAGCCTGTCGGCGTTCGTCTTCATCGGCGTCGGGCCGCTGGTGGGGGCGGGGCTGCTCGTCTGGCTGCTCGTGCTGTCGATCCGCGACCTCGCCGACCCGGAGAACTCCTACACCGGCCAGGCCTGGCTGGGCGTCGGCCCGCCGCTGGTGATCGGCGTCGGGATCTTCCTCCTCGGCCTCGTCCTCATGGTCGTCTGGCGCACGCGGGACAGCCGCTACTGGCAGGAACGCCCCGGGATCGCCGGCGAGCGGATCGACGTCGACGAGGACCTGCGGTGA
- a CDS encoding universal stress protein encodes MSIVLGYDESPGSRAALAMAISLAARFGEPLVLVYGVEPPGGVGEEFQAHQRALADMGRTAVAHAVAEAERSGVRTVVEVLSQKPAQALIEAAHRHDGRVIVVGTRGESPLRGAVLGSVSHKLLHLSDRPVLCVPVGDDVGRGARTG; translated from the coding sequence GTGAGCATCGTGCTGGGCTACGACGAGTCTCCGGGGTCGCGGGCGGCCCTGGCCATGGCGATCTCGCTGGCCGCGCGCTTCGGGGAGCCGCTCGTCCTGGTGTACGGCGTCGAGCCGCCCGGCGGCGTGGGGGAGGAGTTCCAGGCCCACCAGCGGGCGCTGGCCGACATGGGCCGCACCGCGGTGGCGCACGCGGTCGCGGAGGCGGAGCGCAGCGGCGTGCGCACGGTCGTGGAGGTGCTGTCGCAGAAGCCGGCCCAGGCGCTCATCGAGGCCGCGCACCGGCACGACGGGCGGGTCATCGTCGTCGGCACCCGGGGCGAGAGCCCGCTGCGCGGCGCCGTCCTGGGGTCGGTGTCGCACAAGCTGCTGCACCTCTCCGACCGCCCGGTGCTGTGCGTGCCGGTGGGGGACGACGTCGGCCGAGGCGCTCGGACCGGCTAG
- a CDS encoding TetR/AcrR family transcriptional regulator — MPGPVRDAARTRRALLDAAGRSVVVHGAAVSLDAVAREAGVSKGGLMHHFRSKDELLTALADDLFDRFTRSVEDRVDPGDDEPGRRLRAYVHATFDDLEAGADAVELATLLATLGSFPEAARRSQERYRRWNETLVEDGLDPQRVLVVMRACDGASVAHLFEGPADPEELSTARSLLLALTRGEGPLA, encoded by the coding sequence GTGCCCGGACCCGTGCGGGACGCCGCGCGCACGCGGCGGGCGCTCCTGGACGCCGCCGGACGCTCGGTCGTCGTCCACGGCGCCGCGGTGAGCCTGGACGCGGTCGCCCGCGAGGCGGGCGTGTCCAAGGGCGGCCTGATGCACCACTTCCGCAGCAAGGACGAGCTGCTCACGGCGCTGGCGGACGACCTGTTCGACCGCTTCACCCGCTCGGTCGAGGACCGCGTCGACCCCGGGGACGACGAACCCGGGCGGCGGCTGCGGGCCTACGTCCACGCCACCTTCGACGACCTCGAGGCGGGGGCGGACGCCGTGGAGCTGGCCACGCTCCTGGCCACCCTCGGCTCGTTCCCCGAGGCGGCCCGCCGGTCCCAGGAGCGCTACCGCCGGTGGAACGAGACCCTCGTCGAGGACGGCCTGGACCCGCAGCGCGTGCTCGTGGTGATGCGCGCCTGCGACGGCGCCTCGGTCGCCCACCTCTTCGAGGGACCGGCCGATCCGGAGGAGCTGTCCACCGCGCGCAGCCTCCTGCTCGCCCTCACCCGCGGCGAGGGACCGCTCGCCTAG